In the Silene latifolia isolate original U9 population chromosome 1, ASM4854445v1, whole genome shotgun sequence genome, TTCTTCGTATGGCAGCGCATAATGTCCGCCATAGAAATGTCTTGCCCGTGCCTCCATAACCATAAACAAAGAAGACCCCTCCGCATTCTTTCGCTACAGCCTCCATAATTTCGTCATATATCGACTTCTGCTCGCTGGTCATCGATGACATTAGCTTTTCATGCTCGACTCCTAACGCTTCCTTATCATAAGACAATTCATCCAGTATTAACTTGTTCCCATATTCTATTGATACCAAACTATCAGGAAACGGCATCCCATCAAACCTCTGGAGGGTACTGCCATTACTTTGGAGAATCGCTTCAATTTCGGCTAAAGCGTAGTTTTGCAATTCATGTTCGCTTAACTGCAAATCTGTATTGTGAAAAAAAAAACTCGCTTTACTTAATtaatggatgctttcgaaaataaTTTCATTTAAGATAAAATTAGCTGGACACTAAAGTTCAGTAATTGATAATTATCTAGTTTAAATTATATGAGCTTCAGTATTTTACCTTTAATTCGAGAAATTGTTCGTTGCCTATGGAGAATGTCATCTGAAAGTTTATCCCACGTCTCTTGCCATACTTTTTCTGGTTGTGAAATGCTACCGGAAAGTAACAGTGTAGCAAACAGTCTCCTAAGATAGCATCCAGAACCCCAATCTGCCGCTTCGTTTATGGCATCGATGCATTCTTTGTCATCACCTAACAATCCTAATGCATAACATGCTTCTTTGAAAGTTGGATGAATAACCTTATTGACTGTTCTTATGTCTTCGAATGATTTCGGGCCCTTCACAAAATTCAGTAGGGTCCTCAAATAGAACCTTTCACCACAATTTGGCAAAACGTGATACAGTCTACCGAGAGAAAACCCACGTTGCCTTGGTGTCCACACTCGATTGTCTTGATTCCAGACAAATTTTGAAGGGATCTCGACATACGTTAATTCCCTAGCTTCTGCATACTCTTCATTACACCTCATCCAGGCTAGGAACATTGTCTTCTCAATCAAGGGCCTTTGAATGACACTGTCTATTGGATCATCGTCATTAAAGACAACACTCTGCTCATTCGGTAGGTGGAAGCTTAACCTCTGTACTGGCGGGGTCCGATAATGAGTATCAAATGCGAAGATTCTCCAAGCAGCCTCACATGATGAAATATAACGACAGTCATAAAACCTCTTGATTTCATCAATCTTCTCAGGGTCATCAACATTCTGCCGCATGTGAGATGATTGAAGTGTCACTCGATCATAACCTTTATTTATATACTTGAATAAATACTTTATCGAGCGTGATTGGTTACACCATTCGACATTTATATGAGCTCGATATTTCAGTAATAACTTTGAGTTATGTGGGACTACAAAGCCATTGTGTAGTTTTCCCCCTTCTTCACAACAGTTATCCCATTTTTCCTTCTTCTATACACCGGGTAACCATCTTCATCGATAATGGTTCTTTGATTGAATTGCCTTGGGAAGTGCTTAGTGCATTGGCCCCCATCCATGCATGGTGACCGTGGGAATCCTTTCCACATGGTCCATGCATCATATATTCTGTAACCGCCTCGTGTAGTTCGGGATTTTCAGCTGGATCAGGAATTTCGGCCGAAATAATATTATCTATGTCATCCACCTCTAATAATTTATCGCGGCTGTTTAGAAATAGGATAATGTGAGCATGCGGTAAGCCACGCTTCTGGAACTCTATAGTATAAACCACTGTAAATTAAAATAGTTTGTGAGTAATTGGATGAAAAAATATCACGCGTATAGTTATCAGTGATATATAAATTACGAAAATATTATATCTAAAGTAGTTTTAGGATTCTTATCCATACCTCCTCTTGGTCGTCCAAATATGTGGCGCTCTTTCAAGTCTTTTATCAACTCGTTGAGTTTTATACTAAATACTCGGCAGAGAATATCTGGCCTGTCCTCTGGTCTTAGTCCTCTTTTCTTTACAAATCTTGTTATTTCTGGCCATTTTGGATTGCATGTAAAAGTTATGAATAAATTAGGATACCCTGTCCACTTGCAAATCACCATAGTATCTTGGTAGTTTTCCCACAAGTAACTATACCCCGGAGTAAATGGTGGTGGAATGATAATGCGACATCCAATCGATGATGGATCAATGGCTCCTCTAGCTACAGCATCTGCAAGGTTCTTAAAGCTCTCGGACCGAAGACTTTGTTGGTTTTTCCTTATGTAAGATAACCGTTGAGACTCCACCATCATGTATCCGTCAACCAAAAATTGCTGGTATACTTTTCCAGCTATTAGAAAAGTCGTTCTCTCACCAGATCGGTCTTGGATCC is a window encoding:
- the LOC141640840 gene encoding uncharacterized protein LOC141640840, translated to MRQNVDDPEKIDEIKRFYDCRYISSCEAAWRIFAFDTHYRTPPVQRLSFHLPNEQSVVFNDDDPIDSVIQRPLIEKTMFLAWMRCNEEYAEARELTYVEIPSKFVWNQDNRVWTPRQRGFSLGRLYHVLPNCGERFYLRTLLNFVKGPKSFEDIRTVNKVIHPTFKEACYALGLLGDDKECIDAINEAADWGSGCYLRRLFATLLLSGSISQPEKVWQETWDKLSDDILHRQRTISRIKDLQLSEHELQNYALAEIEAILQSNGSTLQRFDGMPFPDSLVSIEYGNKLILDELSYDKEALGVEHEKLMSSMTSEQKSIYDEIMEAVAKECGGVFFVYGYGGTGKTFLWRTLCAAIRRKGEIVMPVVSSGIAAILLPRGKTAHSRLGIPINVSENSTCPAIKPGNDLTALLLKTKLIIWDEAPMMNRFCFEAGYRSLRDVMRISDERYSDMPFGGKVVVFGGLKEQKQRKKQ